The following are encoded together in the Corticium candelabrum chromosome 1, ooCorCand1.1, whole genome shotgun sequence genome:
- the LOC134179255 gene encoding uncharacterized protein LOC134179255, translated as MTRNVVAFGDEERDIEQDIGTEFGQIASWISPRLPGQAALVPGQRLRILAVPEKFADGDVELWLERFALCAAANSWNADAKVKILPTYLKGRAYAVYRRLTAEQKASNDVLATALKETFLPGTGERRRLARRQFSERSLRDGEALEVYARELEDLLDRAMPGLAEDLREQQLIDRFVEGLPRTPGISWIYTRKQHSKQRQCSGHKFVSVSAACADRVTSVMEDLKERLNEMEKALSTAGVSVRSDNRQSGSSELSVTQDVHHTSGG; from the exons ATGACACGTAACGTTGTTGCATTTGGTGACGAGGAGCGGGATATCGAGCAAGATATCGGAACAGAATTTGGACAGATCGCTTCGTGGATCAGTCCTCGTTTA CCAGGTCAAGCAGCATTGGTGCCTGGGCAGAGATTACGAATTCTGGCAGTTCCAGAGAAGTTTGCAGACGGAGACGTTGAGTTATGGCTGGAGCGCTTTGCTTTGTGTGCGGCTGCTAATAGCTGGAATGCAGATGCCAAAGTGAAGATTCTCCCAACGTACTTGAAAGGAAGGGCATATGCCGTGTACCGTCGACTGACGGCAGAACAGAAGGCGTCGAACGATGTGCTAGCTACGGCGTTGAAAGAAACTTTTCTGCCTGGAACAGGAGAACGACGTCGCTTAGCGAGAAGGCAGTTCTCAGAGCGATCGTTACGTGATGGGGAAGCGCTTGAAGTGTATGCGAGAGAACTAGAAGATCTACTGGATCGTGCTATGCCTGGGCTGGCGGAAGATCTGAGAGAACAACAGCTGATTGATCGCTTTGTTGAAGGTCTGCCCCGCACGCCAGGTATCAGCTGGATTTACACCCGCAAGCAACATTCCAA ACAGCGGCAGTGCAGTGGTCACAAGTTTGTTAGTGTTAGCGCAGCTTGTGCAGATAGAGTAACAAGTGTCATGGAGGATCTGAAAGAGAGATTGAACGAGATGGAAAAGGCGCTAAGTACTGCAGGTGTGAGTGTGAGAAGTGATAACAGGCAATCAGGATCAAGTGAATTGTCAGTGACGCAAGACGTTCATCACACAAGCGGTGGATGA
- the LOC134187406 gene encoding collagen triple helix repeat-containing protein 1-like isoform X3: MFSFSVTVLVLIQVIATSGGQSVSDERNQQMCVSVGVPGVPGSPGVNGSPGRDGMKGEKGMNGEKGLVGDDGRQGIKGEEGMKGEKGLNGERGLVGDVGGKGNAGKIGPQGPQGLQGIKGETGRKGEKGEAVTLNWKQCVWNRRDGKDSGLIQNCNFSKHDNNSALHVGYAGNLRVLCSSGACCSRWYFTFNGNECSGPMTIEGAVHGNPANDNPHRHRQIEGYCENIPAGQVTIGFNIGNCNKWRSTIYDGYTGDLSVSRIMIAEVPPSQK, from the exons atgttttcattttctgtGACAGTTCTGgtgctcattcaagtcattgctacttctggtggtcaaagtgtgtcggatgagagaaatcagcag atgtgtgtgtctgttggtgttCCTGGAGTACCTGGATCACCTGGAGTGAATGGATCACCCGGACGagatggaatgaaaggagagAAGGGGATGAatggagagaaaggattaGTGGGAGATGATGGTCGACAAGGAAtaaaaggagaagaaggaatgaaaggagagaaagggcTAAATGGGGAGAgaggattagttggagatgtcGGTGGTAAAGGTAATGCTGGGAAGATAGGCCCACAAG GCCCACAAGGTCTACAAGGGATAAAAGGAGAaacaggaaggaaaggagagaaaggagaagctgtgacactcaactggaaacagtgtgtgtggaatAGACGGGATGGTAAGGACAGCGGTCTGATTCAG aactgtaattttagCAAACATGACAAcaattcagctctacatgttgGATATGCAGGAAATCTCAGGGTTCTATGCTCCAGTGGTGCTtgctgttctcgatggtattttacattcaacggtaacgagtgcagtggacctatgacTATTGAGGGAGCTGTGCATGGTAATCCAGCTAATGATAATCCTCaccgtcacagacagattgagggatactgtgagaacattccagcaggtcaagtcacaattggattcaacattgGAAACTGTAACAAATGGAGATCGACAATATATGATGGCTATACAGGAGATCTATCGGtatctcgcattatgattgcagaagttcctccatcacaaaagtgA
- the LOC134187406 gene encoding collagen triple helix repeat-containing protein 1-like isoform X1, which produces MFSFSVTVLVLIQVIATSGGQSVSDERNQQMCVSVGVPGVPGSPGVNGSPGRDGMKGEKGMNGEKGLVGDDGRQGIKGEEGMKGEKGLNGERGLVGDVGGKGNAGKIGPQGPQGPQGPQGPQGPQGPQGLQGIKGETGRKGEKGEAVTLNWKQCVWNRRDGKDSGLIQNCNFSKHDNNSALHVGYAGNLRVLCSSGACCSRWYFTFNGNECSGPMTIEGAVHGNPANDNPHRHRQIEGYCENIPAGQVTIGFNIGNCNKWRSTIYDGYTGDLSVSRIMIAEVPPSQK; this is translated from the exons atgttttcattttctgtGACAGTTCTGgtgctcattcaagtcattgctacttctggtggtcaaagtgtgtcggatgagagaaatcagcag atgtgtgtgtctgttggtgttCCTGGAGTACCTGGATCACCTGGAGTGAATGGATCACCCGGACGagatggaatgaaaggagagAAGGGGATGAatggagagaaaggattaGTGGGAGATGATGGTCGACAAGGAAtaaaaggagaagaaggaatgaaaggagagaaagggcTAAATGGGGAGAgaggattagttggagatgtcGGTGGTAAAGGTAATGCTGGGAAGATAGGCCCACAAGGTCCACAAGGCCCACAAGGTCCACAAGGCCCACAAGGTCCACAAGGCCCACAAGGTCTACAAGGGATAAAAGGAGAaacaggaaggaaaggagagaaaggagaagctgtgacactcaactggaaacagtgtgtgtggaatAGACGGGATGGTAAGGACAGCGGTCTGATTCAG aactgtaattttagCAAACATGACAAcaattcagctctacatgttgGATATGCAGGAAATCTCAGGGTTCTATGCTCCAGTGGTGCTtgctgttctcgatggtattttacattcaacggtaacgagtgcagtggacctatgacTATTGAGGGAGCTGTGCATGGTAATCCAGCTAATGATAATCCTCaccgtcacagacagattgagggatactgtgagaacattccagcaggtcaagtcacaattggattcaacattgGAAACTGTAACAAATGGAGATCGACAATATATGATGGCTATACAGGAGATCTATCGGtatctcgcattatgattgcagaagttcctccatcacaaaagtgA
- the LOC134187406 gene encoding collagen triple helix repeat-containing protein 1-like isoform X2, with translation MFSFSVTVLVLIQVIATSGGQSVSDERNQQMCVSVGVPGVPGSPGVNGSPGRDGMKGEKGMNGEKGLVGDDGRQGIKGEEGMKGEKGLNGERGLVGDVGGKGNAGKIGPQGPQGPQGLQGIKGETGRKGEKGEAVTLNWKQCVWNRRDGKDSGLIQNCNFSKHDNNSALHVGYAGNLRVLCSSGACCSRWYFTFNGNECSGPMTIEGAVHGNPANDNPHRHRQIEGYCENIPAGQVTIGFNIGNCNKWRSTIYDGYTGDLSVSRIMIAEVPPSQK, from the exons atgttttcattttctgtGACAGTTCTGgtgctcattcaagtcattgctacttctggtggtcaaagtgtgtcggatgagagaaatcagcag atgtgtgtgtctgttggtgttCCTGGAGTACCTGGATCACCTGGAGTGAATGGATCACCCGGACGagatggaatgaaaggagagAAGGGGATGAatggagagaaaggattaGTGGGAGATGATGGTCGACAAGGAAtaaaaggagaagaaggaatgaaaggagagaaagggcTAAATGGGGAGAgaggattagttggagatgtcGGTGGTAAAGGTAATGCTGGGAAGATAGGCCCACAAG GTCCACAAGGCCCACAAGGTCTACAAGGGATAAAAGGAGAaacaggaaggaaaggagagaaaggagaagctgtgacactcaactggaaacagtgtgtgtggaatAGACGGGATGGTAAGGACAGCGGTCTGATTCAG aactgtaattttagCAAACATGACAAcaattcagctctacatgttgGATATGCAGGAAATCTCAGGGTTCTATGCTCCAGTGGTGCTtgctgttctcgatggtattttacattcaacggtaacgagtgcagtggacctatgacTATTGAGGGAGCTGTGCATGGTAATCCAGCTAATGATAATCCTCaccgtcacagacagattgagggatactgtgagaacattccagcaggtcaagtcacaattggattcaacattgGAAACTGTAACAAATGGAGATCGACAATATATGATGGCTATACAGGAGATCTATCGGtatctcgcattatgattgcagaagttcctccatcacaaaagtgA
- the LOC134189088 gene encoding collagen triple helix repeat-containing protein 1-like, with translation MGCHCEQPNRIGGRRCDREKWIKILVLIQVIATSGGQSVSDERNQQTCVSAGVPGVPGSPGVNGSPGRDGIKGEKGLVGDDGRQGIKGEGRKGEKGIKGERGLVGGVGGKGNAGKIGPQGPKGSQGQDGLQGPQGLQGVKGETGRKGEKGEAVTLNWKQCVWYRGDRKDSGLIQNCNFRKHDNNSALHVAYAGNVRVHCSSGECCSRWYFTFNGNECSGPMTIEGAVYGRPANENPHRHRHIEGYCENIPAGQVTIGFNIGNCSRWKSTIYNGHTGGFTVSRIMIAEVPPSQK, from the exons ATGGGCTGTCACTGTGAACAACCAAACAGAATTGGAGGTAGAAGGTGTGACCGTGAGAAATGGATCAAAA TTCTGgtgctcattcaagtcattgctacttctggtggtcaaagtgtgtcggatgagagaaatcagcag acgtgtgtgtctgctggtGTTCCTGGAGTACCTGGATCACCTGGAGTAAATGGATCACCCGGACGAGATGGAAtcaaaggagagaaaggattaGTGGGAGATGATGGCCGACAAGGAATAAAAGGagaaggaaggaaaggagagaaagggaTAAAGGGGGAGAGAGGATTGGTTGGAGGTGTCGGTGGTAAAGGTAATGCTGGGAAGATAGGCCCACAAGGTCCAAAAGGTTCACAAGGCCAGGATGGTCTACAAGGCCCACAAGGTCTACAAGGGGTAAAAGGAGAaacaggaaggaaaggagagaaaggagaagctgtgacactcaactggaaacagtgtgtgtggtatAGAGGGGATAGGAAGGACAGCGGTCTGATTCAG aactgtaattttaggaaacatgacaacaattcagctctacatgttgcatatgcaggaaatGTCAGGGTTCACTGCTCCAGTGGTGAGtgctgttctcgatggtattttacattcaacggtaacgagtgcagtggacctatgacTATTGAGGGAGCTGTGTATGGTCGTCCAGCTAATGAAAATCCTCACCGTCACAGACATattgagggatactgtgagaacattccagcaggtcaagtcacaattggattcaacattgGAAACTGTAGCAGATGGAAATCGACAATATATAACGGCCATACAGGAGGTTTTACAGTgtctcgcattatgattgcagaagttcctccatcacaaaagtga